A region from the Campylobacter subantarcticus LMG 24377 genome encodes:
- the ilvN gene encoding acetolactate synthase small subunit: MKRRVISVIVLNEHGVLSRVVGLFSGRGYNIESLTVAPLDDKDFSRINIVTLGDEKVFEQIIKQLHKLIPTYKVIDSSDFIEKETALVKIALSENFAGLDTILKAYNGSVTYSDDQCIIVMTCDDACNIDNFLKTMKKYNPISVVRSGSILMEVK; the protein is encoded by the coding sequence ATGAAAAGAAGGGTGATTTCAGTTATTGTGTTAAACGAACACGGGGTGTTATCGCGCGTAGTTGGTCTTTTTTCAGGAAGAGGTTATAATATAGAATCTCTCACCGTGGCTCCACTTGATGATAAGGATTTTTCGAGGATAAACATCGTTACCTTAGGCGATGAAAAAGTTTTCGAGCAAATTATCAAGCAGTTACATAAGCTCATACCTACTTATAAGGTGATTGATTCAAGTGATTTTATAGAAAAAGAAACAGCATTAGTTAAAATCGCATTAAGTGAAAATTTTGCAGGATTAGATACTATATTAAAAGCTTACAATGGTAGTGTAACTTATAGTGATGATCAATGTATTATTGTGATGACGTGTGATGATGCTTGCAATATTGATAACTTTTTAAAAACCATGAAAAAGTATAATCCCATAAGTGTAGTAAGAAGTGGTTCTATTTTAATGGAGGTAAAATGA
- a CDS encoding acetolactate synthase III, valine-sensitive, catalytic subunit: MKELNGSQMICETLKEENVKVVFGYPGGAALNIYDEIYKQTYFKHILVRHEQAALHSADAYARMSGEVGVAVVTSGPGFTNTVTGLATAYSDSIPLVLISAQVANSLIGTDAFQEIDAIGISRPCVKHNYLVKNIEELPRILKEAFYIATTGRKGPVHIDIPKDVTAATGVWDYPKEIFMKTYKPTYRGNIKQIKKLVSLIKNSQKPLFYLGGGCIASNASDALRELIHFCQIPAVETLMALGTLRSDDELNLKMAGMHGSYCANIALSECDLLIAVGARFDDRITGKTSEFAKSAKIVHIDIDPSSISKIIEAHYPIVGDIKSVIMDTLEELKKENLDQTQYQEWFKTLQRYQQLYPLSYEDSDEVLKPQWVIEECARLAPDARIITDVGQHQMWVAQFYPFNYTRQLATSGGQGTMGYSLPAALGTKLAVGEEVVVNFVGDGSFLMNIQELMTASAYGIKVINIILNNSFLGMVRQWQSMFYKERFSNTDLSIQPDFVGIARGFHCEGCNVFSKEEFQKAFQKALESDKTYVLNVAIDRYEDVLPMVPAGGAIYNMILPSFKNKDKK, encoded by the coding sequence ATGAAGGAGCTAAATGGCTCGCAAATGATTTGTGAAACACTAAAAGAAGAGAATGTTAAGGTTGTTTTTGGTTATCCTGGTGGAGCAGCTTTAAATATTTATGATGAAATTTATAAACAAACGTATTTCAAGCATATTTTAGTAAGACATGAGCAAGCAGCCTTGCATAGTGCTGATGCATATGCTAGAATGAGTGGTGAAGTTGGTGTGGCAGTAGTTACAAGTGGACCCGGTTTTACTAATACAGTTACAGGTTTAGCTACTGCTTATAGCGATTCTATCCCCTTGGTTTTAATTTCAGCTCAAGTTGCAAATTCTTTAATAGGAACAGATGCCTTTCAAGAAATTGATGCTATAGGTATTTCAAGACCTTGTGTGAAGCATAATTATTTAGTGAAAAATATTGAAGAGTTACCTAGAATTTTAAAAGAAGCTTTTTATATTGCTACAACAGGTAGAAAAGGACCTGTGCATATTGATATACCTAAAGATGTTACTGCGGCTACGGGTGTTTGGGATTATCCTAAAGAAATTTTCATGAAGACTTATAAGCCTACTTATAGGGGAAATATTAAGCAAATTAAAAAACTAGTTAGCTTGATAAAAAATTCCCAAAAACCTTTATTTTACCTAGGTGGAGGTTGTATAGCTTCTAATGCTAGTGATGCATTAAGAGAATTAATTCATTTTTGTCAAATTCCTGCGGTTGAAACTTTAATGGCATTAGGAACTTTAAGAAGTGATGATGAGCTTAATTTAAAAATGGCAGGTATGCATGGGAGTTACTGTGCGAATATCGCTTTAAGTGAATGTGATTTGTTAATTGCTGTAGGGGCTAGATTTGATGATAGAATTACAGGAAAAACAAGTGAATTTGCAAAGAGTGCAAAAATTGTCCATATTGATATAGACCCAAGTTCTATTTCTAAAATCATTGAAGCACATTATCCTATAGTTGGGGATATTAAAAGTGTGATTATGGATACCTTAGAAGAGTTAAAAAAAGAAAATTTGGATCAGACTCAGTATCAAGAATGGTTTAAAACTCTACAAAGATATCAGCAGCTATATCCATTAAGCTATGAAGATAGTGATGAAGTGTTAAAGCCCCAGTGGGTAATAGAAGAGTGTGCTAGGTTGGCTCCTGATGCGAGAATTATCACAGATGTGGGGCAACATCAAATGTGGGTAGCGCAATTTTATCCGTTTAATTATACAAGACAACTTGCAACAAGTGGTGGTCAAGGAACTATGGGTTATTCTCTACCAGCAGCACTTGGAACTAAATTAGCTGTGGGTGAAGAAGTGGTGGTAAATTTTGTTGGTGATGGATCTTTTTTGATGAATATACAAGAGCTAATGACAGCAAGTGCTTATGGTATAAAAGTGATTAATATTATCTTAAATAATTCCTTTTTAGGTATGGTAAGACAGTGGCAAAGTATGTTTTACAAAGAAAGATTTTCCAATACAGACTTAAGCATTCAGCCTGATTTTGTAGGGATTGCAAGAGGATTTCACTGTGAGGGTTGCAATGTTTTTAGTAAGGAAGAATTTCAAAAAGCTTTTCAAAAAGCTTTAGAATCTGATAAAACCTATGTATTAAACGTAGCGATAGATCGCTATGAAGATGTACTGCCGATGGTACCAGCGGGTGGAGCGATTTATAATATGATTTTACCTAGTTTCAAAAACAAGGATAAAAAATGA
- a CDS encoding 2-oxoglutarate:acceptor oxidoreductase, gamma subunit, with product MKYQLRFCGEGGQGVITAGEILAKAAIKEGRNAFKASTYTSQVRGGPTKVDIIIDESEIFFPYAVEGEVGFMLSTADKGYHNFKDGVCDGGVIVVEPNLVHPSKEDYARWKIFEIPIITIAKEEVGNVATQSVVALAIAAYMSKCIDIEALKQTMLDMVPAKTKEANAKAFDLGIEYAKKAQGVS from the coding sequence ATGAAATATCAATTAAGATTTTGCGGTGAAGGTGGACAAGGAGTTATCACTGCAGGTGAAATTTTAGCTAAAGCTGCCATTAAAGAAGGGCGCAATGCTTTTAAAGCTTCTACTTATACTTCTCAAGTTAGAGGTGGACCAACTAAGGTTGATATTATCATTGATGAAAGTGAAATCTTTTTTCCTTATGCAGTAGAAGGTGAGGTTGGTTTTATGCTTTCAACTGCTGATAAGGGTTATCATAATTTCAAAGATGGTGTTTGTGATGGCGGTGTTATAGTTGTAGAGCCAAATTTAGTTCATCCAAGCAAAGAGGATTATGCTAGATGGAAAATTTTTGAAATTCCTATTATTACTATAGCTAAGGAAGAAGTAGGTAATGTAGCTACTCAATCAGTCGTTGCTTTAGCTATAGCTGCTTATATGAGCAAATGCATTGATATTGAAGCTTTAAAACAAACTATGCTTGATATGGTGCCTGCAAAAACTAAAGAAGCAAATGCTAAGGCCTTTGATTTGGGCATAGAATACGCTAAAAAAGCCCAAGGAGTTTCTTGA
- a CDS encoding 2-oxoglutarate ferredoxin oxidoreductase subunit beta: MAFNYDEYLRVDKLPTQWCWGCGDGVVLKAIIRAIQKLGWNMDDVCLVSGIGCSGRMSSYVNCNTVHTTHGRAIAYATGIKLVNPKKHVIVVSGDGDTLAIGGNHTIHGCRRNIDITHILINNFIYGLTNSQTSPTTPQGFYTVTAQAGNIDPNFDACELTKAAGASFVARTNVIEANKLENIIFKALSHKGYSFVDVFSNCHINLGRKNKMGEAVSMLDWIKNRCVDKFKFEQLDYEQRADKFPTGILHQDESKAEYCEAYEEVRRALKEKRMVDLGALK, translated from the coding sequence ATGGCTTTTAATTATGATGAGTATTTAAGAGTAGATAAACTTCCAACGCAATGGTGCTGGGGTTGTGGGGATGGCGTTGTTTTAAAAGCTATTATTAGAGCTATTCAAAAACTTGGCTGGAATATGGATGATGTTTGCTTAGTTTCTGGCATAGGTTGTAGTGGTAGAATGAGTTCTTATGTAAATTGTAATACAGTGCATACTACCCATGGTAGAGCTATTGCTTATGCAACAGGGATTAAACTAGTAAATCCTAAAAAACATGTAATCGTAGTAAGTGGAGATGGTGATACTTTGGCAATTGGTGGAAATCATACTATCCATGGTTGCAGAAGAAATATAGATATAACACATATTTTGATCAATAACTTCATCTATGGTCTTACTAATTCACAAACCTCGCCAACTACTCCGCAAGGTTTTTACACTGTAACAGCACAAGCAGGTAATATTGATCCCAATTTTGATGCATGTGAGCTAACTAAAGCTGCAGGAGCTTCTTTTGTGGCAAGAACAAACGTGATTGAAGCAAATAAGCTTGAAAATATTATTTTTAAAGCTTTATCGCATAAGGGTTATAGTTTTGTTGATGTATTCTCAAACTGCCATATCAATTTAGGTAGAAAAAATAAAATGGGTGAAGCTGTAAGCATGCTTGATTGGATTAAAAATCGTTGCGTGGATAAGTTTAAATTTGAACAATTAGACTATGAGCAAAGAGCAGATAAATTCCCTACAGGAATTTTACATCAAGATGAAAGCAAGGCAGAATATTGCGAAGCTTATGAAGAAGTTAGAAGAGCCTTAAAAGAAAAAAGAATGGTTGATTTAGGAGCATTAAAATGA
- a CDS encoding 2-oxoglutarate synthase subunit alpha — protein sequence MREIISTGNVLVAKAAIDCGCKFFGGYPITPSSEIAHELSHMLPKNDGTFIQMEDEISGISVALGASMSGVKSMTASSGPGISLKAEQIGLGFIAEIPLVIVNVMRGGPSTGLPTRVAQGDLFQAKAPTHGDYASIALAPASLEEAYTETIRAFNLAEKYMTPVFLLLDETIGHMNGKAKLPDLEELKIINRKKFTGDKKDYKPYAAGENEAATLNPFFEGYRYHITGLHHGDIGFPTEDGAIVDKNMKRLFGKIKNNTDEICTYEEFMCDDAQFLIIAYGSVARSAKEAILRLREEGLKVGLFRPITLYPVAEKKIAQVVSKFEKVMVSELNMGQYLEEIQRVSKRDDFISLHRANGRPITPSEIIAKVKENM from the coding sequence ATGAGAGAGATTATATCAACAGGAAATGTTTTAGTAGCAAAAGCTGCAATTGATTGTGGCTGTAAATTTTTTGGTGGCTATCCAATTACCCCAAGTTCTGAAATAGCGCATGAGCTAAGCCATATGTTGCCAAAAAATGATGGTACTTTTATTCAAATGGAAGATGAAATTTCAGGTATTAGTGTGGCTTTGGGTGCTTCAATGAGTGGAGTTAAGTCCATGACGGCAAGTAGTGGCCCTGGAATTTCTTTAAAAGCTGAGCAAATTGGTCTAGGTTTTATAGCTGAAATTCCACTAGTAATTGTAAATGTTATGAGAGGTGGACCATCAACAGGGCTTCCAACAAGAGTTGCGCAAGGAGATTTATTTCAAGCAAAAGCTCCAACACACGGTGATTATGCGAGTATAGCTTTAGCTCCTGCTTCATTAGAAGAGGCTTATACTGAAACCATTAGAGCCTTTAATTTGGCAGAAAAATACATGACACCAGTATTTTTACTTTTAGATGAAACAATAGGACATATGAATGGTAAGGCAAAATTACCTGATTTAGAAGAATTAAAAATCATCAATCGTAAAAAATTTACTGGCGACAAAAAAGACTATAAGCCTTATGCAGCAGGGGAAAATGAAGCTGCGACACTTAATCCTTTCTTTGAAGGTTATCGCTATCATATCACAGGGCTTCATCATGGAGATATTGGTTTTCCAACTGAAGATGGGGCGATTGTAGATAAAAATATGAAAAGATTGTTTGGTAAGATTAAAAACAACACAGATGAAATTTGTACTTATGAAGAATTTATGTGTGATGATGCACAGTTTTTGATTATTGCTTATGGTAGTGTTGCAAGATCTGCTAAAGAAGCTATCTTAAGACTTAGAGAAGAGGGTTTAAAGGTAGGGCTTTTTAGACCTATTACTCTTTATCCAGTAGCTGAGAAAAAAATAGCTCAAGTGGTATCTAAATTTGAAAAAGTTATGGTAAGTGAGCTTAATATGGGGCAATATTTAGAAGAAATTCAAAGAGTGAGCAAAAGAGATGATTTTATTAGCTTGCACCGTGCAAATGGTCGCCCTATAACCCCAAGTGAAATTATTGCTAAAGTAAAGGAGAATATGTAA
- a CDS encoding 2-oxoglutarate:acceptor oxidoreductase, delta subunit, translated as MLMVAPENTPVWVDEARCKACNICVSYCPAGVLAMRDEISAVLGQMIEVVHPDSCIGCSECESHCPDFAIFVAKRDEFKFAKLTPEAKERALAVKENKYKKLNA; from the coding sequence ATATTAATGGTAGCTCCAGAAAATACACCAGTTTGGGTTGATGAAGCAAGATGCAAAGCTTGTAATATCTGTGTTAGCTATTGTCCAGCTGGAGTTTTAGCAATGAGAGATGAAATCAGTGCAGTTTTAGGACAGATGATAGAAGTGGTTCATCCTGATTCTTGTATAGGCTGTAGCGAGTGCGAAAGCCACTGTCCTGATTTTGCAATTTTTGTTGCTAAGAGAGATGAGTTTAAATTCGCAAAGCTTACACCTGAAGCCAAAGAAAGAGCTTTAGCAGTCAAAGAAAATAAATACAAAAAACTAAATGCTTAG
- a CDS encoding malate dehydrogenase — translation MKITIIGAGNVGTSVAYALILRELISELVLVDINKDLLLARELELSQSIAAFNFDVKITCTSDYKYTKNSQVVIFSAGVARKEGQSRDELFTINSKIMLECAQCIKQYNQDPLFIIVSNPVDFLLNTLYKSKLFRSNKIIAMAGVLDNARFKYELSKRLNLKTSEVDTKLIGFHNDSMVLIQSQSKIKNKALDEVLNAQVIAQIEHEVKTGGAKVIKHLKTSAYLAPASACVRMMEALKSGEFLPMSVILNGEYGLYGKAFGVMARISLEGVLETLELKLSEHEQLALEKSFIQYNYK, via the coding sequence ATGAAAATCACTATCATAGGTGCTGGAAATGTTGGTACAAGTGTAGCTTATGCATTGATTTTAAGAGAGTTAATCAGCGAGCTTGTTTTGGTTGATATTAATAAAGATTTGCTTCTTGCAAGAGAATTGGAACTAAGCCAAAGCATTGCAGCGTTTAATTTTGATGTAAAAATTACTTGTACGAGTGATTATAAATATACCAAAAATTCTCAAGTGGTTATCTTTAGTGCGGGTGTGGCTAGAAAAGAAGGGCAAAGTAGAGATGAATTGTTTACGATAAATTCTAAAATAATGCTCGAATGCGCACAATGCATTAAACAATATAATCAAGATCCATTATTTATCATAGTTAGTAATCCGGTGGATTTTTTACTTAATACTCTTTATAAAAGTAAGCTTTTTAGATCAAATAAAATTATCGCTATGGCAGGGGTACTAGATAATGCAAGATTTAAATACGAGCTAAGCAAAAGATTAAATTTAAAAACATCAGAAGTAGATACTAAATTAATAGGTTTTCATAATGACAGTATGGTTTTGATCCAATCACAAAGTAAAATTAAAAACAAAGCCTTAGATGAAGTGTTAAATGCACAAGTTATCGCTCAAATAGAACATGAAGTCAAAACAGGCGGTGCTAAGGTGATTAAACACTTAAAAACTTCAGCATATTTAGCTCCAGCAAGTGCTTGTGTGAGAATGATGGAAGCTTTAAAAAGTGGAGAATTTTTACCTATGAGTGTGATTTTAAATGGTGAATATGGCTTATACGGAAAAGCTTTTGGGGTTATGGCAAGAATCAGTCTTGAGGGTGTGCTTGAAACCTTAGAGTTGAAATTAAGTGAGCATGAGCAACTAGCTTTGGAAAAATCTTTCATTCAATACAATTATAAATGA
- a CDS encoding AsmA-like C-terminal domain-containing protein yields MDKRKIKTKSQHIKKILKFLALPIIFFIALFIYLKNGIYIEKIEIASINLEKLYIKLDKKLILNAKKVTINSHNQKGQNDTSASKAIKIIKDVKYLYWFFQEVSIGEILVNNYPVEFVYKNDLFFVNGEDLLIKLNLKVDDKKIQVDVNNFLLKDYDLNIMGTLMVNPKTKFYTFRGKLESDFLKSDVKFSLKREEVAYELKNISTNNISKIFHILTENGVKLPTNLDLWVGGKVKADFYFIEELNGFADFGKHRYYLDDIKAKGYVNNLRVVLDKGIDPIVSPFVRLEFAKQRLDFIYDELHFNNYELTQSQIYIDNMLNEKAGIYIRIKSDNARADYRVNKILLLYDIKLPFLQNNGITKTDLILKIPFEHPEKIAYNGSFNMINSNINISDFKIAQANVTLKKDRLDIQNASVQSSIVNGDFNASVDLKQKKGDFETFITNLDLPQDSLKMENKFLDLNLDFDKNINLYNKEFTTTLNFDQGMFVYVEKLAKYKNYSKLMQKNKIHDGELSLNTLNFQDFNVDINNTTFESFLLYKDNNPYEYDSFSIKIKGEDFNLASASGSIFAQKDNDDVNITLNNINLLISQQDTENTLDALENLTYNISGKNIDLILKDFNKTLDFDQFSANVKKDFVKAQANRGESKFNFLLKENQMQIRALKMDDDFLNTFMRQNAFEKGEFNLYIDGNSTDFFKGKFLFKDTYLKDLKFHQQLLSFIDTIPSLLLFKAPTFNEKGFSIENAGVSFSRKKDLFEIDALNFNGDSADILGQAKVNLRSGQVDGLLELRTLKSASSVISKVPIINQIILGKDRQISTQIKLGGTLDNPEFKTQLIAQSLQLPYHLIKNIFELPANLVK; encoded by the coding sequence ATGGATAAAAGAAAAATTAAAACAAAATCACAACATATTAAAAAAATTCTTAAATTTTTAGCATTGCCTATTATTTTTTTCATAGCTTTGTTTATTTACCTCAAAAATGGAATTTATATAGAAAAAATCGAGATTGCTTCTATAAATTTGGAGAAATTATATATTAAATTAGATAAAAAACTTATTTTAAATGCAAAAAAAGTTACTATTAATTCGCACAATCAAAAGGGGCAAAATGATACTAGCGCAAGTAAAGCTATTAAGATTATAAAAGATGTGAAGTATTTGTACTGGTTTTTTCAAGAAGTAAGCATTGGAGAAATTTTAGTCAATAATTATCCAGTAGAGTTTGTATACAAAAATGATTTGTTTTTTGTCAATGGTGAGGATTTGTTGATTAAACTTAATTTAAAAGTTGATGATAAAAAAATTCAAGTTGATGTAAATAATTTTCTTCTAAAAGATTATGATCTTAATATTATGGGTACTTTAATGGTAAATCCCAAAACCAAATTTTACACATTTAGAGGTAAGCTTGAAAGTGATTTTTTAAAAAGCGATGTTAAATTTTCACTTAAAAGAGAAGAAGTTGCATATGAGTTAAAAAATATCAGCACAAATAATATTTCTAAAATCTTCCATATTCTTACAGAAAATGGAGTGAAGCTCCCGACTAACTTGGATCTTTGGGTGGGAGGCAAGGTTAAAGCAGATTTTTATTTTATCGAAGAATTAAATGGTTTTGCGGATTTTGGAAAGCATAGGTATTATTTAGATGATATAAAAGCTAAGGGCTATGTGAATAATCTAAGAGTGGTTTTGGATAAAGGAATTGATCCTATTGTTAGTCCTTTTGTAAGGCTTGAATTTGCCAAACAAAGACTTGATTTTATTTATGATGAATTACATTTTAATAATTATGAACTAACTCAAAGTCAAATTTATATAGATAATATGCTAAATGAAAAAGCAGGAATTTATATACGTATTAAAAGTGATAATGCTAGAGCTGATTATAGAGTTAATAAAATTTTGCTTTTATATGATATAAAATTACCATTTTTGCAAAATAATGGTATTACAAAGACTGATTTGATATTAAAAATTCCTTTTGAACATCCTGAGAAAATCGCTTATAATGGTAGTTTTAATATGATTAATTCAAATATAAATATAAGTGATTTTAAGATAGCTCAAGCAAATGTTACTTTGAAAAAAGATAGACTAGATATACAAAATGCAAGCGTACAAAGTAGCATAGTTAATGGTGATTTTAATGCAAGTGTTGATTTGAAGCAGAAAAAAGGTGATTTTGAAACTTTTATAACAAACTTAGACTTACCACAAGATAGCTTAAAAATGGAAAACAAATTTCTTGATCTAAACCTTGATTTTGATAAAAATATTAATTTGTATAATAAAGAATTTACTACAACATTAAATTTTGATCAAGGTATGTTTGTTTACGTTGAAAAACTTGCAAAATATAAAAATTATTCTAAATTAATGCAAAAAAATAAAATACATGATGGGGAATTATCTTTAAATACTTTAAATTTTCAAGATTTTAATGTAGATATTAACAATACTACTTTTGAGTCATTTTTACTTTATAAAGATAATAATCCTTATGAGTATGATAGTTTTAGCATAAAAATAAAAGGAGAGGATTTTAATTTAGCTAGTGCAAGTGGTAGTATTTTTGCACAAAAAGACAATGATGATGTAAATATCACTTTAAATAATATTAATTTATTGATTTCTCAGCAAGATACAGAAAACACCTTAGATGCTCTTGAAAATTTAACTTATAATATTAGCGGGAAAAATATAGATTTGATTTTGAAAGATTTTAACAAAACTTTAGATTTTGATCAATTTAGTGCAAATGTAAAAAAAGATTTTGTAAAAGCACAGGCAAATCGCGGTGAATCTAAATTTAACTTTTTATTAAAAGAAAATCAGATGCAAATTAGAGCTTTGAAAATGGATGATGATTTTTTAAATACTTTTATGCGACAAAATGCTTTTGAAAAAGGTGAATTTAACCTTTATATAGATGGTAATAGTACAGATTTTTTTAAAGGAAAGTTTTTATTTAAAGATACATATTTAAAAGATCTTAAATTTCACCAACAGCTTTTGAGTTTTATAGATACTATACCAAGTTTGCTTTTATTTAAAGCCCCAACTTTCAATGAAAAAGGTTTTAGTATTGAAAATGCAGGTGTGAGTTTTAGTAGAAAAAAAGATCTTTTTGAAATTGATGCGCTTAATTTCAATGGAGATAGCGCAGATATTTTAGGTCAAGCTAAGGTGAATTTAAGAAGTGGTCAAGTTGATGGTTTATTAGAGCTAAGAACATTAAAATCAGCTAGTTCTGTGATCTCTAAAGTGCCAATTATTAACCAGATTATCTTAGGAAAAGATAGACAAATTAGTACACAAATTAAATTAGGTGGAACGCTAGATAACCCTGAGTTTAAAACTCAGCTGATTGCACAAAGCTTACAGCTTCCATATCATTTGATAAAAAATATTTTCGAGCTACCAGCAAATTTAGTAAAATAA